From Banduia mediterranea, the proteins below share one genomic window:
- the nuoM gene encoding NADH-quinone oxidoreductase subunit M — protein MILLWLILIPIIGGLLCWQGERHAGPWLPRWFAAGSMLLVLILSLWLWVSGDYSLAVPGGTPQWALEFKRDWIPRFGISFHLALDGLSLMLVVLTALLGLMAVICSWREIDQRVGFFHLNLLWNLGAVIGVFLTLDLFLFFFLWEAMLVPMYFLIALWGHNAPGGRGRIYAATKFFLFTQASGLIMLVAILGLVYVHQQQTGVLTFNYMDLLGTSMSPLTEFWLMLGFFVAFAVKMPTVPLHSWLPEAHSQAPTAGSVDLAGILLKTAAYGLLRFAIPLFPNASLDFAPVAMWLGVIGVIYGGVLTFAQNDIKRLVAYSSVAHMGFVMIGIYAGTEMALQGVTIQLLAHGISAGGLFILCGEIYERMHTRDMRQMGGLWARFKTLPPIALVFAVASLGLPGFGNFVGEFLILAGTWELAPAVTIVASSGLVLAAVYCLILIQRSFHGPVRGDAASLRDLSTRERYMLLILMAVLLWLGLYPQPFLDTSTTTMQAIHEIYRGTAVAVAAP, from the coding sequence ATGATCCTGCTCTGGCTGATTCTGATCCCGATCATCGGCGGGCTGCTGTGCTGGCAGGGCGAACGTCACGCCGGCCCCTGGCTGCCGCGCTGGTTCGCGGCCGGCTCGATGCTGCTGGTGCTGATTCTCAGCCTGTGGCTGTGGGTCAGCGGCGACTACAGCCTCGCTGTACCCGGCGGCACACCGCAGTGGGCGCTGGAGTTCAAGCGCGACTGGATTCCGCGCTTCGGCATCAGTTTCCACCTGGCGCTGGACGGCCTGTCGCTGATGCTGGTGGTACTGACGGCACTGCTCGGCCTGATGGCGGTGATCTGCTCCTGGCGCGAGATCGACCAGCGCGTCGGCTTCTTCCATCTCAACCTGCTGTGGAACCTCGGCGCGGTCATCGGCGTGTTCCTGACGCTGGACCTGTTCCTGTTCTTCTTCCTGTGGGAAGCGATGCTGGTGCCGATGTACTTCCTGATCGCCTTGTGGGGCCATAACGCGCCCGGCGGTCGCGGCAGGATCTATGCGGCCACCAAGTTCTTCCTGTTCACGCAGGCCTCCGGCCTGATCATGCTGGTGGCGATCCTCGGCCTGGTCTACGTGCACCAGCAGCAGACCGGCGTGCTCACGTTCAACTACATGGACCTGCTCGGCACCTCGATGAGTCCGCTCACCGAGTTCTGGTTGATGCTGGGCTTCTTCGTCGCCTTCGCCGTGAAGATGCCGACCGTGCCCTTGCATTCCTGGCTGCCGGAGGCGCACTCGCAGGCGCCCACCGCAGGCTCCGTGGACCTCGCCGGCATCCTGCTCAAGACCGCGGCCTACGGCCTGCTGCGCTTCGCGATCCCGCTGTTTCCGAACGCCTCGCTGGACTTCGCGCCGGTGGCGATGTGGCTGGGCGTGATCGGCGTGATCTACGGCGGCGTACTGACCTTCGCCCAGAACGACATCAAGCGGCTGGTGGCCTATTCCTCGGTCGCGCACATGGGCTTCGTCATGATCGGCATCTACGCCGGCACAGAAATGGCCTTGCAGGGCGTGACCATCCAGCTGCTGGCGCACGGCATCTCCGCCGGCGGTCTGTTCATTCTCTGCGGTGAAATCTACGAGCGCATGCACACCCGTGACATGCGACAGATGGGCGGCCTGTGGGCGCGCTTCAAGACCCTGCCGCCGATTGCGCTGGTGTTTGCCGTGGCCTCGCTGGGCCTGCCCGGCTTCGGCAATTTCGTCGGCGAATTCCTGATCCTGGCCGGCACCTGGGAATTGGCGCCGGCCGTCACCATCGTCGCTTCGTCCGGCCTGGTGCTGGCCGCGGTGTACTGCCTGATCCTGATTCAGCGCAGCTTCCACGGCCCGGTGCGGGGCGACGCCGCCAGCCTGCGCGATCTGAGCACCCGCGAGCGCTACATGCTGCTGATCCTGATGGCGGTGCTGCTGTGGCTGGGGCTGTATCCACAGCCTTTCCTCGATACCTCCACGACCACGATGCAGGCGATCCACGAGATATACAGAGGCACCGCGGTTGCGGTGGCCGCGCCATGA
- the nuoN gene encoding NADH-quinone oxidoreductase subunit NuoN, with translation MSFTQAQLLALLPILIVGATALAVMTAIAVRRHHRAAATIAVAGLNLALIACLLVPQLGPQQVTPLLRVDGYACFYMALILITTLATATLSHAYLENDRRNPEEYYLLLVIAAMGGLVMVCAEHLATLFIGVELLSIPLYGMIGYPIGERRSLEASLKYLVLSASASAFLLFGLALIYAQTGALGYAELAGASAKLSAQSPYLLIGGGMLLVGLGFKLSLVPFHLWTPDVFEGAPAPTMLFLATASKVAVFAALTRYFAEAGDYHFDRLLDALSGIAILSILIGSLLALMQKNLKRLMAYSSITHFGYCLVALIAGGELAVEAVGVYLLTYVVTALGAFGVISLMSSPHHERDADSIHDYRGLFWDRPYLTSTMIVAMFSLAGVPLTAGFIGKFYVLAAGIDARLWWLVSTVVLGSAIGLYYYLRVIIAMFLTERGIHRTTAPLDWAQRAGGIVILLITVLMFWLGVYPQPLIELIRAAGLH, from the coding sequence ATGAGCTTCACGCAGGCACAATTGCTCGCGCTGCTGCCGATCCTCATCGTCGGCGCCACCGCGCTGGCGGTGATGACGGCCATCGCCGTACGCCGCCACCACCGCGCGGCCGCCACCATCGCCGTGGCCGGACTCAATCTCGCGCTGATCGCCTGCCTGCTCGTACCACAACTCGGCCCGCAGCAGGTCACCCCCTTGCTGCGCGTGGACGGCTACGCCTGTTTCTACATGGCCTTGATCCTGATCACCACGCTGGCCACGGCGACGCTGTCGCACGCCTATCTCGAAAACGACCGGCGCAACCCCGAGGAGTACTACCTGCTGCTGGTGATCGCGGCGATGGGCGGCCTGGTGATGGTCTGCGCCGAACACCTCGCAACGCTGTTCATCGGCGTGGAACTGCTGTCGATTCCGCTGTACGGCATGATCGGCTACCCGATCGGCGAACGTCGCTCGCTGGAAGCCAGCCTCAAATACCTGGTGCTGTCGGCCTCCGCCTCCGCCTTCCTGCTGTTCGGGCTGGCGCTGATCTATGCGCAGACCGGCGCGCTCGGCTATGCCGAACTGGCGGGGGCCTCCGCCAAACTGTCCGCGCAATCCCCGTACCTGCTGATCGGCGGCGGCATGCTGCTGGTCGGCCTGGGCTTCAAGCTGTCGCTGGTACCGTTCCACCTGTGGACACCCGATGTCTTCGAAGGCGCGCCGGCGCCGACCATGCTGTTCCTGGCCACCGCCAGCAAGGTTGCCGTGTTCGCCGCGCTGACGCGCTACTTCGCCGAAGCCGGCGACTACCATTTCGACCGGCTGCTGGACGCGCTCTCGGGTATCGCGATCCTGTCGATCCTGATCGGCAGCCTGCTCGCGCTGATGCAGAAAAACCTCAAGCGGCTGATGGCCTACAGCTCGATCACGCACTTCGGCTACTGCCTGGTGGCGCTGATCGCGGGCGGCGAATTGGCGGTCGAGGCGGTGGGCGTCTACCTGCTGACCTATGTGGTCACGGCGCTCGGTGCCTTCGGCGTGATCAGCCTGATGTCCAGCCCGCACCACGAACGCGACGCGGATTCGATCCACGACTATCGGGGCCTGTTCTGGGACCGTCCCTACCTCACCTCGACGATGATCGTGGCGATGTTCTCGCTGGCCGGCGTACCGCTGACGGCCGGCTTCATCGGCAAGTTCTACGTGCTCGCGGCGGGCATCGACGCGCGCCTGTGGTGGCTGGTCAGCACGGTCGTGTTGGGCTCCGCCATCGGCCTGTACTACTACCTGCGCGTGATCATCGCGATGTTCCTGACCGAGCGCGGCATCCATCGCACCACGGCACCGCTGGACTGGGCGCAGCGCGCCGGCGGCATCGTCATCCTGTTGATCACGGTGCTGATGTTCTGGCTGGGCGTGTATCCGCAGCCCTTGATCGAATTGATCCGCGCCGCTGGACTCCATTAG